The Ralstonia pickettii genome has a segment encoding these proteins:
- a CDS encoding CnrY/NccY family anti-sigma factor produces MADLDQWLADAARITHEAPSAVSTARIQQRLAAEPAPDVLVARYDARRAMLCAAIAALVAFTVIDRVATAVLNKPGPTWVATPSAASPFGLLIGE; encoded by the coding sequence ATGGCCGACCTCGACCAATGGCTCGCCGACGCAGCCAGGATCACCCATGAAGCACCGTCTGCGGTAAGTACCGCGCGCATCCAGCAACGGCTCGCAGCCGAGCCCGCGCCCGACGTGCTGGTCGCCCGCTATGATGCGCGGCGTGCCATGCTGTGCGCCGCCATCGCTGCGCTGGTGGCCTTCACGGTGATCGACCGCGTGGCGACCGCCGTCTTGAACAAGCCGGGCCCAACCTGGGTTGCCACACCGTCTGCCGCTTCTCCGTTTGGCCTGCTGATCGGTGAATGA
- a CDS encoding DNA-binding protein, with amino-acid sequence MARAGLSRLDVKRARDSLLAQGHHPSIDAIRIALGNTGSKTTIHRYLKELEEEEGAALNRAGSTSDAILDLVGRLAARLHEEAQAVVDQQAAAATAQRQLVRAEVDKLATDVVALRAELEQAQSTLASVRAAHADTQTALQQRAIEAERSAQQVQDLGTRLAEHESFRRSLEDKLQHAHQSLEHFRNASREQRDQDARRHEQQVQQLQAEARQANQTLIIKQGEITQLNKDSARLVAELAASGKRIRELETQAEQARVNLNQARVDQARTEAERDALRSAAQQQADELATERAERERLAGELAKGNARLEAQQVLLTEYRARLGLADAAN; translated from the coding sequence ATGGCCCGGGCCGGACTGAGTCGCCTCGATGTTAAACGCGCCCGCGATTCACTTCTGGCGCAGGGACACCACCCGTCCATCGATGCAATACGTATCGCGCTGGGCAACACCGGCTCGAAAACGACGATCCATCGCTATCTCAAGGAGCTGGAAGAAGAGGAAGGCGCGGCGCTGAACCGCGCTGGCTCGACCTCCGACGCCATCCTGGATCTGGTGGGCAGATTGGCGGCGCGGTTGCATGAAGAAGCGCAGGCGGTGGTCGATCAGCAGGCGGCGGCCGCCACGGCCCAGCGCCAGCTCGTTCGTGCCGAAGTCGACAAGCTGGCCACGGATGTGGTCGCACTTCGCGCCGAACTGGAACAGGCGCAGAGCACACTCGCCAGCGTGCGGGCCGCGCACGCTGACACGCAGACAGCGCTGCAGCAGCGCGCGATTGAGGCTGAACGCTCGGCACAGCAGGTCCAGGACCTCGGCACCCGGTTGGCAGAACATGAAAGTTTTCGGCGCTCGCTGGAGGACAAGCTACAGCACGCTCATCAATCACTGGAGCACTTCCGCAATGCCAGCAGGGAACAGCGCGATCAGGATGCGCGCCGGCATGAGCAGCAGGTCCAGCAACTGCAGGCGGAAGCCCGACAGGCCAATCAGACGCTGATCATCAAGCAGGGGGAGATCACGCAACTGAACAAGGACAGCGCTCGGCTGGTCGCGGAACTTGCCGCCTCGGGCAAACGCATCCGAGAATTGGAAACGCAGGCAGAACAGGCTCGCGTCAACCTGAACCAAGCGCGCGTCGATCAAGCGCGCACCGAAGCGGAACGAGATGCGCTGCGATCTGCGGCGCAACAGCAGGCGGATGAACTAGCCACCGAACGCGCCGAACGCGAACGCCTGGCCGGCGAGTTGGCCAAGGGCAACGCCCGACTCGAAGCCCAGCAGGTGTTGTTGACTGAATATCGGGCGAGGCTCGGCCTGGCCGATGCGGCAAACTGA
- a CDS encoding tyrosine-type recombinase/integrase — translation MDTLWLNNPERAYADWQEREAEGVDGQHFSARSRAQHQAMFEKFLRYLRETGRDLANYGDEHVAAFCESVGARSAATRMRYLKLLDRVGRQLVRADVRVSNPASEQLRTGHWPDEDQPLFLPEDKDALLQAYTQPAPDDGLREIRGRAVVALYLATGVTLSEGIATELDDLQLDATLPYLHIKAKAARGARTVPITPFAIPALRTWLTRRAAEGTQGRALLTLHTDGARINEASVGRIVKAALTTIDFVAPDMSPRVLRNTVCRRLLLDGVDYVEVNRILGLSSVRTVDRIAATIER, via the coding sequence ATGGACACACTTTGGCTGAACAATCCGGAACGCGCTTACGCTGATTGGCAGGAGCGGGAGGCCGAAGGCGTCGACGGCCAGCACTTCTCTGCACGCTCGCGTGCCCAGCATCAGGCGATGTTCGAGAAGTTCCTGCGCTACCTTCGCGAGACGGGCCGCGACCTGGCCAACTACGGAGATGAGCACGTAGCGGCATTTTGTGAATCGGTCGGCGCCCGATCGGCCGCGACAAGGATGCGGTACCTGAAGCTCCTTGACCGCGTCGGCCGGCAACTCGTGCGCGCCGATGTACGCGTGTCAAATCCGGCTTCGGAGCAGTTGCGCACGGGCCATTGGCCTGATGAGGATCAGCCCCTGTTCCTCCCCGAAGACAAGGACGCACTGCTCCAGGCCTACACGCAGCCGGCGCCCGATGACGGATTGCGAGAAATCCGAGGGCGTGCGGTCGTAGCGCTCTACCTGGCGACCGGCGTGACACTGTCGGAAGGCATTGCCACTGAGCTTGATGACCTGCAGCTCGATGCCACTCTGCCCTACCTGCACATCAAAGCGAAGGCGGCGCGCGGTGCTCGAACGGTCCCCATCACACCATTCGCAATACCGGCGTTGCGGACGTGGCTCACCCGACGGGCAGCAGAGGGTACCCAGGGCCGAGCCTTGCTCACTTTGCACACTGACGGGGCGCGGATCAATGAGGCTAGTGTCGGGCGAATCGTTAAAGCCGCACTGACCACGATCGATTTCGTTGCACCCGATATGAGCCCGCGCGTCCTGCGCAATACGGTCTGCCGGCGCCTGCTCCTCGATGGCGTCGACTATGTCGAAGTGAACCGAATCCTGGGGCTCTCCAGCGTTCGCACTGTCGATCGGATTGCCGCGACCATTGAGCGCTGA
- a CDS encoding H-NS histone family protein, protein MTSYKDIVKQIAALQKEADALRQQEMQAAIVDIREKIDLYGLTALDLGFKGDGTARSKPPAKYRDEAGNSWTGRGKRPGWLVAHLSAGRQIEEFLTA, encoded by the coding sequence ATGACCAGCTACAAAGACATCGTCAAACAGATTGCCGCCCTCCAGAAGGAAGCTGACGCTCTCAGGCAGCAGGAAATGCAAGCGGCAATCGTGGATATTCGCGAGAAGATCGATCTGTACGGGCTCACGGCATTGGATCTCGGCTTCAAGGGCGATGGCACGGCGAGAAGCAAGCCCCCGGCCAAATACCGGGATGAGGCGGGTAATTCCTGGACGGGACGTGGCAAGAGGCCGGGATGGCTGGTTGCCCATCTGAGTGCTGGCCGCCAGATCGAAGAGTTTCTGACCGCCTAA
- a CDS encoding ThiF family adenylyltransferase yields MTAMKTELDQLADRHLRADPQGVLLDTSQAKSGIVLVHVSSRMAAALGTQHLVWMLVSLLSRQFKVVTEIILDMPKATLHQGVAPFGEKDTLLETLEECIRLISGPHIRATRIEAGSAPDLALVIGSEAVASPRRLQLYADGWRYFVGVEGDVPDVPPVSDLSIGPYLCASYAAGEVFKLLRGMKPGKGDFITAHFASSWTRSSANTWAELIDGPSAEQFGALPHFYFAGAGAVAQAAALCLGTSRFAGSCSVVDKDELDLTNDNRYALSTRNDDGKSKVGLMQRYLRSAGFDCQAVSDWWQTFVTSRGKHAPNDDIRALEQAYKFPIVLSCVDKNDPRHALQNGLPRLIIGGSADGLSAKASIFDLGAGTACLKCHNPLLSRNAIIQERIAALRQLDGERRTAHARELGLTEEDVEHLLAPGGCGKLSEADLDRFAAGSPEMSVGFVSAAAGVLLVVQFLRYLHLGAVKSIQDGTMAVATFARAKIRSMNVALEHGCDCSQHLRAGWAKHWSGSYRA; encoded by the coding sequence ATGACCGCGATGAAAACAGAATTGGACCAACTTGCTGACCGGCACCTTCGTGCCGACCCTCAGGGCGTTCTCCTTGACACTAGTCAGGCGAAATCAGGCATCGTTCTCGTCCACGTCAGTTCTCGCATGGCTGCGGCTTTAGGCACGCAACATCTTGTCTGGATGCTTGTCAGCCTACTGAGCCGTCAGTTCAAGGTGGTGACGGAGATCATTCTGGACATGCCGAAGGCAACCCTTCATCAGGGCGTGGCGCCGTTCGGCGAAAAGGATACGCTTCTCGAAACGCTGGAAGAGTGCATCCGTTTGATCAGCGGACCTCACATCAGAGCCACCCGGATAGAAGCTGGCTCCGCGCCCGACCTGGCACTGGTGATCGGGTCTGAGGCGGTGGCCTCGCCCCGGCGTCTGCAACTCTATGCAGACGGCTGGAGATATTTTGTGGGCGTCGAGGGGGATGTGCCGGATGTCCCTCCCGTAAGTGACCTTTCCATCGGGCCATATCTGTGCGCGAGCTACGCTGCCGGAGAGGTCTTCAAGCTGTTGCGGGGGATGAAGCCGGGCAAGGGTGACTTCATCACGGCGCATTTCGCCTCGTCTTGGACGAGGTCTAGTGCCAATACGTGGGCGGAACTCATCGACGGCCCAAGTGCCGAGCAATTTGGAGCGTTACCGCATTTCTACTTCGCTGGCGCCGGCGCTGTCGCTCAAGCTGCCGCTCTTTGCCTTGGCACCTCGCGTTTCGCCGGTTCATGCAGCGTCGTGGATAAAGACGAACTCGACCTGACCAACGACAACCGCTACGCCTTGTCGACCCGCAACGACGACGGGAAGTCCAAGGTTGGCCTTATGCAGCGCTACCTGAGGTCAGCGGGGTTCGACTGTCAAGCCGTTTCGGATTGGTGGCAAACCTTCGTTACAAGTCGCGGCAAACATGCTCCCAACGACGATATTCGAGCCTTGGAGCAGGCCTACAAATTTCCCATTGTTCTATCGTGCGTCGATAAGAACGATCCGCGGCATGCGCTTCAAAACGGCCTGCCACGGTTGATTATCGGGGGCAGCGCTGACGGACTCAGCGCAAAAGCAAGCATCTTCGACCTTGGCGCTGGAACCGCTTGCCTGAAATGCCATAACCCGCTGCTGTCGCGAAACGCCATCATTCAGGAACGAATCGCAGCTTTGCGGCAGCTTGATGGTGAGCGTCGGACGGCGCACGCCCGCGAACTCGGCTTGACCGAGGAGGACGTTGAGCACTTGCTCGCCCCCGGTGGTTGCGGGAAGCTTTCCGAAGCCGATCTCGACCGCTTCGCCGCCGGCTCGCCCGAGATGTCGGTGGGATTTGTTTCCGCAGCAGCGGGCGTCCTGCTGGTTGTCCAGTTTTTGCGCTACCTGCACTTGGGTGCGGTTAAATCGATTCAGGATGGCACCATGGCAGTTGCCACATTCGCCAGGGCAAAAATACGTTCCATGAACGTCGCTCTCGAACATGGCTGCGATTGCTCTCAGCACCTGCGAGCCGGCTGGGCCAAGCATTGGTCTGGTTCGTATCGAGCGTAG
- a CDS encoding Mov34/MPN/PAD-1 family protein encodes MKDEAMLWRPRPPTLYVPTGKVLTVPASTLVRTASILCGAGMVESACLWLGSLDSVGNGLVKAVVVPMQINRPQNYSVPGEAMMKVAELARAQGWTVVGAIHSHPGVGVEHSSYDDEMTPSRRAVSIVFPRYGKWSGPWPRGLGVHEYFQGYWHLLSDEHAQSRVALSDGPEAPIFDLR; translated from the coding sequence ATGAAGGACGAAGCAATGCTGTGGCGACCGCGACCGCCGACGCTGTATGTCCCAACGGGCAAAGTGTTGACGGTGCCGGCTTCTACGCTCGTCCGTACCGCCAGCATCCTATGTGGTGCGGGGATGGTCGAGTCGGCCTGCCTGTGGCTTGGTTCGCTTGATTCCGTTGGAAACGGTCTGGTGAAGGCCGTTGTCGTGCCTATGCAAATCAATCGGCCGCAGAACTACTCGGTACCCGGCGAGGCCATGATGAAGGTCGCGGAACTTGCTCGGGCACAAGGATGGACAGTTGTTGGTGCGATCCATTCGCATCCTGGCGTTGGTGTTGAACACTCCTCTTACGATGACGAGATGACGCCCAGCCGCCGAGCGGTGTCCATTGTCTTTCCGCGATACGGCAAGTGGTCCGGCCCGTGGCCGCGAGGCCTAGGCGTCCACGAATATTTCCAAGGCTATTGGCATCTGCTGTCGGACGAGCACGCGCAGTCGCGAGTTGCGCTTTCCGATGGGCCAGAAGCTCCAATATTTGATCTGCGATGA